From a region of the Chloroflexota bacterium genome:
- a CDS encoding PIN domain-containing protein: MTMPKPMSMGYGMPGSDHNACVSHPGPDTAPLIYYTEGHAQYLPTLRVIMGQIAPDQIHAITSVLTLTETLMKPLLQQQMALVHQYRLLFYQTAALTMVPITAPIAELAATLRAQYGLWTPDALQLATAIDAVCDAFLTNDFALQRVTEIPVLVVDALAKSAP; encoded by the coding sequence ATGACGATGCCCAAACCTATGTCGATGGGTTACGGGATGCCTGGGAGCGACCACAATGCGTGTGTTAGCCACCCTGGCCCCGATACGGCTCCCTTGATTTACTATACGGAGGGGCATGCGCAGTATTTACCAACGCTGCGGGTTATTATGGGGCAGATTGCTCCCGATCAGATCCATGCGATCACCTCGGTGTTAACGCTCACCGAAACGCTGATGAAACCGCTGCTGCAGCAGCAGATGGCCCTCGTGCACCAGTATCGCCTCCTCTTTTATCAAACTGCGGCGCTGACGATGGTGCCGATTACGGCTCCGATTGCTGAGTTGGCGGCCACGCTCCGGGCGCAGTATGGGCTGTGGACTCCGGATGCGTTACAACTCGCGACGGCGATTGATGCGGTCTGTGATGCCTTTTTAACCAATGATTTTGCCTTGCAGCGGGTTACTGAGATACCAGTACTGGTGGTCGATGCCTTGGCAAAATCGGCTCCTTAA